The Salvia splendens isolate huo1 unplaced genomic scaffold, SspV2 ctg861, whole genome shotgun sequence genome has a segment encoding these proteins:
- the LOC121791640 gene encoding probable starch synthase 4, chloroplastic/amyloplastic, with product MEILVTTSTPRFPFPPHISKTHRKCSMPQILNCSRNTGESNGLSKAPISRELGSLDVDDDGKEERKRNDIWQLFEEAQQNIMYLNKQRLLAMEELGRVKNERNSLLQRIEQLEMQNQATARKDKLTICSELLLRIDALVLNGVIGSTEASDLRGLVIDSRVGLADDIHDIILKNDAEFLAELRRFSKTTKGNGFHIIHICTEMSPVVSVGSLAPYITGLSCALQRKGNLVEVILPKVVYGIGVTFIEPVYYSSFFSHDKVYGYSNDFERFTYFSRASLDYLVKLGKRPDVLHVHNWQTSLVGPLFWDVFVNQGFESTRIVLTCQGFDSQSLEQPEKLALCGLDPSTLLRPDRLQDNNKSHLVNVLKGGVVYSNKVIIMSSVHTKGHIISALGHGLEPTLALQKEKLVISPSGFDKMTWDPSCDNFLPQHYSADDMEGKLICKFALQRHLGLEEGASNILVGCIYIGMSEDFDKLKKLCWMASSKGVQFVFMRYGQIPGMTTSFEIFQAEVKDKNVRFIDEYDEGLSHLIISGSDIMLCPSLDDHLLQVPLKAIKYGTAPIPVNFPDSRFRDFGNDSSERSRFAQYINSAFGNMSLGQALDEIKYNPLEWNRRIKDGMMKDFSWESECTEVHISAYEVVKKL from the exons ATGGAGATTCTCGTCACTACTTCGACCCCAAGATTTCCATTTCCCCCACACATCAGTAAAACACACCGAAAATGCTCTATGCCTCAAATCCTCAATTGCTCAAG GAACACCGGAGAGAGCAACGGCTTGTCTAAAGCTCCTATCTCGAGGGA GTTGGGAAGCCTTGATGTCGATGATGATGgaaaggaggagaggaagaggaatGACATTTGGCAGCTGTTTGAAGAAGCTCAACAGA ATATCATGTACTTGAACAAACAGCGTCTCCTGGCCATGGAAGAGCTCGGGAGGGTAAAGAACGAAAGGAACTCATTGCTTCAGAGGATAGAGCAATTGGAGATGCAAAATCAGGCAACTGCTAGAAAAG ATAAGCTTACGATCTGCTCAGAATTGCTTCTCAGAATAGATGCTTTAGTCCTCAATGGAGTGATTGGCAGTACAGAGGCATCTGATTTAAGAGGACTAGTGATTGACTCAAGGGTTGGTTTGGCTGATGATATACATGACATTATTCTCAAGAACGATGCTGAATTTCTGGCTGAGCTGCGTCGTTTTTCAAAGACGACCAAAGG GAATGGGTTCCACATAATACATATTTGTACAGAAATGTCACCTGTGGTTTCTGTTGGATCTTTGGCACCATACATCACTGGCTTATCTTGTGCTCTACAAAGGAAGGGAAATCTTGTTGAGGTTATTTTGCCCAA GGTTGTTTATGGCATTGGAGTTACCTTCATTGAGCCCGTCTattattcatcattttttaGCCACGATAAAGTATATGGTTACTCAAATGACTTTGAGAG ATTCACCTATTTCTCTCGTGCTTCACTGGACTATCTAGTTAAATTGGGAAAGCGGCCTGATGTGCTTCATGTACACAATTGGCAAACCTCTCTTGTTGGCCCTCTTTTCTGGGATGTTTTTGTCAATCAG GGTTTTGAAAGTACTAGGATAGTATTGACGTGCCAAGGTTTTGATTCCCAG TCCCTTGAACAACCTGAAAAGTTGGCACTGTGTGGGCTCGATCCTTCTACATTGCTTCGGCCTGATCGCCTGCAAGATAACAACAAGTCTCATCTTGTGAACGTATTAAAG GGTGGAGTTGTTTACTCTAATAAAGTGATAATAATGTCGTCTGTTCATACAAAAGGCCATATTATTAGTGCGTTGGGACATGGATTGGAACCCACCTTGGCCTTACAAAA GGAAAAGTTGGTTATTTCTCCTTCTGGATTTGATAAAATGACTTGGGATCCTTCGTGTGATAATTTTCTTCCACAACACTACAGTGCAGATGATATGGAGGGGAAATTGATCTGCAAATTTGCATTGCAACGGCATCTGGGTTTAGAAGAAGGAGCATCTAACATACTC GTTGGATGCATTTACATAGGCATGTCAGAGGACTTTGACAAGCTGAAAAAACTTTGTTGGATGGCTTCCAGCAAGGGAGTTCAG TTCGTTTTCATGAGATATGGCCAAATACCCGGTATGACGACGTCATTTGAGATTTTTCAGGCTGAGGTGAAG GATAAAAATGTGAGGTTCATTGATGAATATGATGAGGGACTATCACATTTGATCATATCAGGATCCGACATAATGCTTTGCCCATCTCTTGACGATCATCTGCTTCAAGTGCCC CTGAAGGCCATAAAATATGGAACGGCTCCTATACCTGTAAACTTCCCTGACAGCAGATTCAG GGACTTTGGAAATGATAGTAGCGAAAGAAGTAGATTCGCACAGTATATCAACTCTGCGTTTGGGAATATGTCTCTTGGCCAAGCGTTAGATGAAATT AAGTACAATCCATTAGAGTGGAATAGAAGGATAAAAGATGGTATGATGAAGGATTTTTCGTGGGAGTCGGAATGCACGGAAGTGCATATTTCTGCATACGAAGTAGTGAAGAAGTTATAA
- the LOC121791645 gene encoding phosphoenolpyruvate carboxykinase (ATP) 1-like has translation MAANGMNNGATGRNGLAKIHTEKRADEVCHDDSTTPMKAQTIDELHSLQMKKSAPTTPLNGIQGPFAEEERTKQQLQSISASLASLTRETGPKVVRGDPASKSATPRVVSHHHHHHVSPTISVSDSSLKFTHVLYNLSPAELYEQAIKYEKGSFISSSGAIATLSGAKTGRSPKDKRVVRDETTEHDLWWGKGSPNIEMDEQTFMVNRERAVDYLNSLDKVFVNDQFLNWDPQNRIKVRIVSARAYHSLFMHNMCIRPTAEELENFGTPDFTIYNAGQFPCNRYTHYMTSSTSIDLNLARREMVILGTQYAGEMKKGLFSVMHYLMPKRQILSLHSGCNMGKDGDVALFFGLSGTGKTTLSTDHNRYLIGDDEHCWSDNGVSNIEGGCYAKCIDLSREKEPDIWNAIKFGTVLENVVFDEHTREVDYSDKSVTENTRAAYPIEYIPNAKIPCVASHPRNVILLACDAFGVLPPVSKLTLAQTMYHFISGYTALVAGTEEGIKEPQATFSACFGAAFIMLHPTKYAAMLAEKMQKHGATGWLVNTGWSGGRYGSGSRIKLAYTRKIIDAIHSGSLLKAEYKRTEVFGLEIPTAVEGVPSDILEPMNTWTDKKAYKETLLKLGGLFKNNFGGFVAHKIGEDDKLTDEILAAGPVF, from the exons ATGGCGGCCAACGGCATGAATAACGGTGCGACAGGGCGGAACGGTCTGGCGAAGATTCACACGGAGAAGAGAGCCGACGAAGTCTGCCACGACGACAGCACGACGCCGATGAAGGCGCAGACGATCGACGAGCTTCATTCTCTCCAGATGAAGAAATCGGCTCCGACTACGCCGCTCAACGGGATTCAAGGCCCTTTCGCCGAGGAAGAGCGCACCAAGCAGCAGCTCCAGTCCATCAG TGCGTCATTGGCATCGTTGACGAGAGAGACAGGGCCCAAGGTGGTGAGGGGAGATCCGGCGAGTAAGTCGGCGACGCCGCGGGTTGTgagccaccaccaccaccaccatgtgAGCCCCACCATCAGCGTCAGTGACAGCTCTCTCAAATTCACTCACGTCCTCTACAACCTATCGCCTGCTG AGCTGTACGAGCAGGCAATCAAGTATGAGAAAGGGTCTTTCATTTCGTCCAGCGGCGCCATCGCTACTCTCTCCGGCGCCAAGACAGGGCGTTCCCCTAAAGACAAACGCGTTGTCAGGGATGAAACCACTGAGCATGATCTTTGGTGGGGAAA GGGATCACCAAACATCGAAATGGATGAGCAGACATTTATGGTGAACAGAGAAAGAGCCGTCGATTATTTGAATTCATTGGATAAG GTCTTTGTGAATGATCAATTCCTGAACTGGGATCCACAGAACCGTATCAAAGTTAGGATAGTGTCAGCCAGGGCGTATCATTCCTTGTTCATGCACAACAT GTGTATCCGACCCACAGCTGAAGAGCTGGAGAACTTTGGTACTCCGGACTTCACTATATACAATGCCGGACAGTTCCCATGTAACCGTTACACACACTACATGACATCCTCCACTAGCATAGATTTAAACCTTGCTAGAAGGGAAATGGTCATCCTCGGCACCCAGTACGCCGGGGAGATGAAGAAAGGCCTTTTCAGTGTAATGCACTATCTCATGCCTAAGCGTCAAATTCTGTCACTACATTCTGGTTGCAATATGGGCAAAGATGGAGATGTCGCTCTATTCTTTGGCTTATCAG GCACTGGGAAAACTACCCTGTCCACTGATCACAACCGCTACCTAATTGGAGATGACGAACACTGCTGGAGTGATAACGGTGTATCCAACATCGAAGGTGGCTGCTACGCAAAGTGCATCGATCTGTCAAGGGAGAAGGAGCCAGACATTTGGAATGCTATCAAGTTTGGGACTG TATTGGAGAATGTGGTATTTGATGAGCACACCAGAGAAGTGGATTACTCTGACAAATCTGTCACAG AGAACACTCGAGCGGCCTATCCTATCGAATATATCCCCAATGCCAAAATTCCGTGTGTCGCCTCACACCCGAGGAATGTCATACTCCTGGCATGCGATGCCTTTGGTGTGCTTCCACCCGTGAGCAAGCTCACCCTGGCTCAAACAATGTATCATTTCATCAGTGGCTACACTGCTCTG GTTGCTGGTACTGAAGAAGGGATCAAGGAGCCACAGGCAACATTCTCAGCCTGTTTCGGGGCAGCGTTTATAATGCTGCATCCTACAAAATATGCAGCCATGTTGGCTGAAAAGATGCAGAAGCATGGTGCTACAGGGTGGCTAGTTAACACAGGCTGGTCAGGTGGAAG ATATGGATCTGGGAGCCGCATCAAACTAGCATACACTCGCAAGATCATTGATGCGATCCACTCGGGTAGCCTGTTGAAGGCGGAATACAAGCGAACAGAGGTTTTCGGGCTTGAGATTCCAACTGCGGTTGAGGGTGTGCCTTCAGATATATTGGAGCCCATGAACACT TGGACGGATAAAAAAGCTTACAAGGAGACTCTGCTGAAACTAGGTGGGCTTTTCAAGAACAACTTTGGAGGATTTGTGGCTCACAAGATTGGCGAGGACGACAAGCTCACTGATGAAATTCTTGCTGCTGGTCCTGTTTTCTGA